TGAACCAGAAGCTATAACAGCCGTGAAAATTATGTAACTGTGTAAATTCTCGCTGTTACGTAGTTATTCTGCTGCTGGAGCTTTTTTATGAACAGTATAAAACCCCAGGTTCAAGTTTTCCGGTGTCAGAGAGATTCTTTTAGGATGCCGTTGTTATGTATGAAACCAGGGGACTGCTCTGTACATCATTGACCTTATATGATCCTTCAACAGGAATCTTATCCCAAAAGGAGATGCAAGCTAGTTTAATTAGCCATCATTTAACGTACTGATCAAAAGCTTGAAGCAAATGAATGGCGACCCATGTTAACTACTGTGGATATTTTTTGGACCACCTTTGATTATATCAGTGGATTTCCTCTTCGCTGCAAAATTAAATGGGCTTGCATTAGGGTTTCGAGGTTAATTTGtcgttttttatttgtttggagtaatactattttttaattttttttgataacagtgtaattattataaaagttaaaaatctaaCCTTTGATGTTCGAGTAACCTTATAGTAATTGTATTTTACAATgaatagtttaattaattattgtttattcagcattttcatttttgtaaaaaaaaaaaagaagaattttgttttgctttttattttatttttttatattcaatttcatcttaattcttttaattactatttattttatttattaagaatcttacttttttattttttttggatttgtttttaatggtgTTATCTCGGTCTTATGATTCATGTcttaaatttgaaagattagcccaaattaactctagatttttttaaaaaacactttttttcaaatattttgttaGCATAAATTTCTATGCTCAATGATCTCTAGCCACGTGCAtgagaaatataaatacttgGTTCTTGGTAAAATCCAAAGAACGATGGGGAAATAGATTCCTTGTACATGGCTTGATCACAATAGTTTGGTGCATGATCATTCGAATCTGATAATCTGGAAATAACTTTCAATTCACCTGTTTCATAAGTCTAGCTAGCTAGTTGTGCTGTTCAAAGCTTTGAATCCAATGTTTCCCTATAGTGGCTGTCTCTTATACaatgtatgatttattttatgtgcAGTTACCGGTTAACCACATTCACATTCGGTTCTCAAGTTATTGAGCTCCTTTGTCTTCACTCTGCTTCAAGTGAGTTCCTTTTGCAATAAATTTGATGCAAAATAAACACAACCCACGTCTCTTTTTTCATTTGTACTGTTgcctgattttatttattttttgtttaaaatgtttGTATGCTTGTCTGTGACCCAAAGATTTGAATTTAGTTAATATTTGTATTGAAAGACCTCATTTTTGAAGTTCATTAAGTCCATTTTACTGGTTGCAACTTGGACTCATGTTATCTGGTTGCTGTCTGCCAGTTGCTATTGGTTTTTTTCGCTAAACCCCCTAAACTAAATCATCCATCTTGAAAGAAGCGGATTAAGGACTTGCTAGTACCCGTTTGCTGTTTGATTTTATCAGTCTGTTAACGGTCAGTTCGTATTTTTAAACGGGGCCAAGATGGAAAGGAAAAGGTGCAGAAAGAAAAGCTCTCGCAGATCCCATGGCAATGATAGTTTACCAGCTTCAATCTCCTCTTATTCAATCAAATGCTGGCAGGTCACTCTCTGGATGTGTTGTGCTTCTTGCAGTCTATGCAAAAAAGACTGAACTTTTCGCTTGTGCATGTTTTGGAAGACCCCTTATTACAGCTGAGAAGGGTAATCAATGGTTTCAATTAGGTTTTGAGGAAGCATTTTAGTAGGGCTGTTGTTTAAATTGCCTCAAGATTGTTGGTGAAGATAATTGtgtaaaaaatgagttatttccttgatttttgcAAGGCATACTCTCATTTTCGGATGTAAAATTGGGTTGTGAGGGCACGATCCTGGTATGGCACAGACTTTGTCACCTATCATCACCACCATCTCTACCTGTGATTGTTTTATCAGAAGGAGATGGTGACATGAATGGGAGATTGAGGGGTGGTCTGATTTTCATTGCGCGCTGAGTCTAGTGATTTGgtagagatttgttttttttttctgcactGTTTCCTGTTTCCGACaaattttttacataattatttactTTTCCTGCATTCAATTTTCCATCATACTCCTTCTTGTCTTAAGCTCTATTTtatgatctttatttttctcataatcTAGAGCTTAGGTTTGATTTTTACAGACAAATAATTGAGTAGAGTTTTTTAGGTTTGTTTACCCTTAATTAGAGATAGATTTAAATAAGGTGTTTTTTAAAGGTGTagctaaagaaaaaaagggtgaTGTTGGAATCTTGATGAGtaataaagaaaacattgatGTTGGAATCTTCAAAGGCTTAttgaagttaattattttatactaaGCAATAagtaataaaatcttaagaataaaaaattaatctttacaacaataaaatttcaacatgggttttttttctaagaatttcaACAAATATCCtacatttagtttttatttaagtattaaTTGTATATATGTTTAGTATACATTCTAGTCttttataatgattaataaATTACCATGCTCTTATAATATTGtataattataaactaaataccaacttttctaattaaTCTGGTCATTTTGGACAACGTTATGTATGTTCTATGCACGGGTGATTTTCTTCATACAGTAAGTGTTGATCACTTGGTAAAGAGAAACGATGGCCTAGTCACTTTTTTATCTtaacaatattatttcaaatttattttaaaacatagaaTTTATTGTGTCAATTTCACTCTTTATTCTTTCTTAcgagataatttttatataaaaaataataatacacgTGTAGAATAATTGCTTGATATTagaaagtttaataatttttaaaaataattacgatgttatttaagttttattttatatatatatatatatatatatatatatatatatatatatatatattttgtgaaaATCACATCATTGTCTTTGGTTAACAATAAATGCACATGCTTCGCCTATAGGGTCATGATCAATGCTCTATGTTTCACCAATTGTATCTATTTATCATACTCTTTCATCCACTCTCCATCTAAAATTGAATCcaattaaattaagattttataaattaactcaCATGTTGCCGTGTTGGTAATTAACTCATACACATGCATAAGATGTTAATTCATGTATataataattgaattatttattgataAGAACCGGTGAGAAGCAAGTCATTATGCTAACATGATAGGAAAAGAATCTAGTATACAAAACCATGGAAAGATAGGTGACAATATTCAAATcgtgtttttgtaaattttaatttttttatttaaaattaattttttatatgtttttgaatcatttggatatgttaatatcaaaaataattttttttaaataaaaaatatatattattttaatatatttttaaataaaaaaacacttaaaaaaacaaatcactatCTCACTCACAAATAACAAtctcaaaaacaaaaggtaCAAACCAGCCAGTAGGATTTCGAATTGAaaagtatatttatattttgtgtgAGGAAGTTTGTGCTCCTAATTATTTCAACAAGAAGCTTGTACATTCTTTGCTTGAATAATGCATCAATGatcattcttctttttccattgcacgtagtgtgtgtgtataaaagcTACTCATGATAGCATAATACAAGCACACGACTCTTAATTATAATCATTTATAGCCTACCATGTCATGTAACATGTGAATGGGAATGTGGGACAAAATTTAAAGACAAAGTTTGGAAAATTAATAAGATGGGACCTAGCACAGCTTCATTTACATTCCTCTCTGAAACCTCATTTACTTGCACCACGAAATGTATGAGCAAAACATTACTCCTATGATCATTACAATATAACACCCCTTGAAATCCGTCGCCTTCCGCGGTGGCAAGGGTTGTGCTCCTCGGAAATTGAGCTACCGGGTGGCTGTCGGGGGTGGCCGGGACGGGGACCCACCAACTTGATTGTATATTTAGATTTCTATGCCCCATTTTTTATGTCATGTCCCCATCCTGGCTGAGAACCGTTGGAGGCCAAACTTTGGTGCAGCTCCCCCTTACCACCCTCTATTAAATTCAGTTCTTATTATAATTTAGGAAATCTTCTGGTATCTATCTCAAAAGCTATTGTAGTAAATGATCGAAAGCAATGGTGTATTCCCGTCCAGTACATGACAGGCGTTAAACTGAGGGTCCTACCTAcaagaaattaatattaaaattaaaatgaatactGTTTACTACtacacagagaaaaaaaaaacgaaaaaaaaaattttaaaactgatTATTGCATTTCTAGCTCGTCAGGATCTTCACTCtctctaattttaaattatttttccttttaaaaaaaaattaacaatagtagtagaaatgcgtgcgtgtgtgtgtgtgttcatgAATTCTTCTTGAAAGTCGAGGCCAAAACAGGTTTTTTTGGCGGAGAGAGTCAACTAATAAGTGATAGAGAGGAGGACACCTTTTTGTCTATAAGGATATATAGTGGTGCCAAGTCAACCATGGGAATCAACTGGTGGAATTTATTGGCAAATtcctactattattgttgtttcaaAATAGGGTAAAATGCCAAAAGAGAAATCAACATTTACTAGACAACGAAAGATGCTAGGAGGGGAGGGCtaccaaatattaaaacaaaacaaaaaattatcatttggaTCTCCCATCTATCAATTAAAGTTTCCCAATTAACCTTCActattagggttttttcttttaaaaaaaaaacacccttttTCTTAAGACAATCATGccatttttcttatgatttcaaAGACTTCAAAAATCTTAAGATAGGGTTAATTGGGTTGTGTCCATGGAATCGTTTTGTTTTTGGGACTCGATTAATTGGGGGATACATATGTTCTTTGCCCCAAGAAAAAAGGTTGTCATCAAGCAACATGTCATAATTTTAACTTCCTCTAATTTCTTACATGATAGATGTTTAATGTTTTCTAGACTTTCTGAGTTTGAATTTAAgaagattttaattaataatattagcaCACCCATGCCCCATAGTGAAGGCAAACCATCCATGGCAAAAGTGAGAGATGACATGAAACCAATGAGTATGGGGGCGTTCAGAGTTTAGAGTATTAAAAAACGAGTTGCGGTGGAGGACCGCAAGAAACAGTACAGCAGGTTTGATGCtaataaataatgtttaaatTCACCAGACACCACACTTCTTGTCACAGATAGATTTAGCTCTTTTCTTGTCGTTTTAAACTCGGAAGTGACAAGATAGTTTGGCCCTttggctagctagctagctagcttgtACCTACCTCTGCAGAAGAACTGTCTTCGTATATGGTTGGTTTAATAAAAGGGGGCGAAGTTATTCAGCCTACCCACCTTCTCTATGTCTCTCTCTAGCAGTTTTTTAATGGTTGATTTATGAGAATGGGCCATGAGTTGTTGAGCCTGTACCTATTCCCTCCGTCTGAATTATGGAACATGCCCTCTTACACAGAGCCCTGTTAACCAGATGTTGTAAATGTGGAATAAAAGATGCCACCCACATACTTCGCCTCCagtacaaaacaaaatttagagCTTCAAAAACTCATTGAAGAAAATGACAAATGAATATGAAGGTGGGTGGCCAAATGCAATTGTGATTGTTTGTGCTCAGGCCCACTCCATGCTGCAGGAATGTCTGGAACGTATGGGACCTTAATTACTCAAAATCAcaaagaatttttgtttttctcctcATCTAAGTGCTTACCAATGAAAATTCTAGCAAGGGGCTGGCACTGGCATTGCAATCTAAGGAACTTGCAGCAGTCACCATATGTTGAATACTTGTGGTAATGGTGATAAGAATTGATTAGCGAGGACGTTTAAAAGCATTTGATTGCTCCTTACAGTAAGGGTAGGTTGTAAAGACAAGGAGGTTGAATTTCTGGTATCAATTTCCTCtgagagaaaaataatcaatgtttgtgcattaaaaaaaaaagagttcagaACAAATACAAGTAAATACAGGCAATTTTACCTTTGCAGAGAAGCTAATAGTAATGAGGCAATATGCAACGATCCTGTGACTACAATAACACTGGAACGGTTACCTGCTCTTCTTCTAAGAGTCTCATTTGCAGCCCTCATGGCAACCTCCGGTGATTTCTCAGTAGCTAATATGATTTCGTTTTCCTCTAACAATTCTCGGTTCTTCTCCATTCCATCATGAAGAGTATTGATGCTCAATTCTTCAGAAGCTTGAATCCAGCAATCTATTAACAAGGAAGCTGAAGCTGTTCGAGATTTCCCCCCGGCAATGTCGGCTTCTGTAAGGAAGACAGCCTCTAATTGCAAACCTGGAAAAGTGTGACAAAATCCTAGTTAGACCTTCCAAAGAATTTCCTGCTTGCACCTCTTCGCGAGCATCGCTCAACTAAAGAACATGTACTAAGACCTGTTATCAGAAATAGAGAATCTAAGATGGCAGGCAGAAATAGTCATtccacaattgttttttttttttcaaaaaaaaaaaaagcagttgTCATTTAAGAAAACCTGTAACATCGATAACCTCAACTAGAATTGTATCCAGAACTCTTCAAGATTTAGTAACTCCCACAAATCCCTAAGTTCTCTGAATTCTAATAGCACGTTCTCATTTTTCTCATGTTGTCCACCTCCACACTAATCATAGACAGCCAGTACAAAAGAAACTCAAAATACAAAGGAGATAGCACCTGAAAGAAATTCTCTCGCAAAAGCTAAATGGTCTTTGTCACTTGCCATTGCAACTACAAGAGCCACTCGTGCATCTGGAAATGCCATCTGTACTGTGTCCACCAAAGCTTTAGCAGAGTCTTTAGTGTGAGCTGAAAGAGTATTTACAATTGCAATTAACAGAAGAGTAGACCTCCGTAGAGAAATACCTCCTTGAAGCACGCTCAACCAGCAAAATGAAAAATGGACCCCAAAACAATATTTAGAAGGCGTATAGGAGGCATGGTTACCAATCTGGAACAtcacaagtaaaaaaacaatgcagcaTAAAGCATTAACAAGTATTGAAAGCTGCTTAACATGAGAATTCACCTCCATCAAGCAGTATTGTCGCTCCAGGTAGTCCTAGCACCTCAGCTTCTTTGGATGATAGAAAATGACTTCTTCCAAGCAAGAATGTATTCTCCAAACCAGCCCTAATAGATCTGTCTGAAATTCGACATCCTGAAACACATTAATAGAAACAATGACTTGTAGTGGTAGTGgtagtagtactagtactagtGAATAGTAAATTTGACACTAACACAGTTAGAGCTGGCGCATCTAATAGAGGGTTAAGGTATAGAGCAGAAAAGGCCCAAAACAACCAATGGTAAACATAAAACTAATGGAAATTATatcaaggacaaaaaaaaaagctatatttttcCCTTTGACAGTCATAGGTTAAAAAAGATATGAATCAGTGCAATGGGGAAGGGTAGCAGACAGACATGTGACAGAAAAATAGTGGTAAGCACATTCCACTTTACAAAAAACTCATTGTCTAGTCCTCAACATGATTCTACAGCCACCAAACGAAAAATTTTAAGCCTAGTTCAGTATTGTTTAGCACTAAAACCAAACAGAGCAAGCAAAAAACACAAGTGACCTTGATCACGAAGGCAGAGCGCCACGCATGCTGCAGATGATGCATTGTGAAGTTGGTGCCTTCCAAGCATGCGCAGCTTCACATCTGATAACTCAATGAACTGCATTGGTTTACaagttcataaaaattaataacgGAAATAATATCCAATTTGAACAGAAAACTAATTTGTAGAATGTGAGACTCAAAAATCTGATTTGCTATGATTAAAGGCAAGTAGAAAGGTTCAAACTAAGCAGAGACTAATGCTTCATTGGAATACCAGTGGAAAATCCCTCTCAATTTGTATCATTATATCACTCAATTGGCAAGGTCTACCATCGAGTATGATGAGACCTTTAATGGAAGTTCTGATTCCAGCATCAGATGCTGACACCACAGGAGAACACATCACTGACGCTTTATCACGTAGTATACGATCAACATGTGAAAGAAAAGGACCGCCTAGAACCACCTGAGAATTTAAATCACTCAGAAGTGTGAATGATGGAAAAACATCAATGTATTTGGAAAAACTTCAGTGCTCATGGCTATGCAACAAACAATTGGATTGCTACATCATTAAGTGGGAGAAACTGCAGGATGCAACATCAATTCTGCGCAATTACTCTTACAGATGTAAAAAATACAGCTAAATTCTAGTTGTGCTACATGCCTGTACTACTCCATTCACTTTAATACCATGTGATGTGCTCATTTTGTGCATATGTTTGGATGGAGGGGTAGAATCTTCAAGGATCACTTCTCCTCAAGCCAATTGTTGTGTGATAGGATAGCATTTCTCGCTTCTTTGTTGTGTAACGCCTGTGGGGTTTTTAGGGAGGTTTTTCATATTGATATCCAGAGGGCCTAACTGGGAGGATATCTTGTTCATCCATTCTATTTTCTCTAATAATACTTTCTTCTtcaatccaaaagaaaaaaaaaaggatagagtGATAGATGGGGTTTGAATTATTCATTCGCAACAAGTTTTCACTAATTAAATCTTCACCACTAAAATCTCACTAAAGAAGTACATGGAAAACATTTAGCtgtggaaaaaaattataataccaCAAAGAAAAGCGAGTAAAGCCAGCTCCAGGGAAGCATCAATCTCATTTGCACAACAGCAAAAATGGATAACAATCTACCTCAAGGGCAGCAATGGCTGCTATTTTCCAATCAAATTTTACTAGCATCAATCCAAACAGGACATACTGTGTGACTAAATCAAGGCCTTATGAAATACGGACACAGACGCACAGATATTGCAGAGAAGGGTAACTTTGGTGGTGAGAGCAAAGATAGAATCCAGTGGAATTACAGAGTAGATGACTtcagttatttttataagaatgtAGTTCATATAAgcatgaaaagagaaaaataatagaaaacgAATAGTTAAGGGAGAATAACCTAACTGGGCGACCATACTTAATGATTCCTGACTTTGCCACAGCAATGCTTTCCAAGGAACCACCAAGTGCTGCCAAGTGCTCCTCGCCAATTGTTGTTATAACAGAAGCAGCAAGTTCAGAACTACAAAGGATATTTGTGGCATCTCTTGCACCCCCTAGCCCAGCCTGTTAAATTGAAAGTTAgataaatacaatatttttagtatagccctaaattagtttttctatGAGAAGAAACAAGACAACTAGTTACCAactcaaaatacatgaaatagaaaacatcaTATATTCACATATTTAACACATGAAAAGCAAAAATCACAGTgccaaacattaacaaaaaatatgcataaaaatatattggaacaAACCAACAAGTAAAGACTGGAAGGACAAAAATGAAATAACCTCAATGACTGCAATGTCAACTTTCTCTTCTGCCATTAAGGTGAATGCTGTAGCAGTGAGGACCTGAAAAGTTTTCATTGTTGAGT
The sequence above is drawn from the Populus alba chromosome 15, ASM523922v2, whole genome shotgun sequence genome and encodes:
- the LOC118057223 gene encoding dihydrofolate synthetase isoform X1, producing MRFLPLLNQTSKRNHPKKPIIHSLTMKRFLFSKYTEEPEPKEFIDYLDSLKNYEKLGVPKDAGTDSDDGLDLGRMRRLMDRLGNPQSKFKAVHVAGTKGKGSTAAYLSNILRAEGYSVGCYTSPHMMSIRERISLGQSGNPVSTKTLNKLFHMIKPKLDEAIQLENGSLTHFEVLTATAFTLMAEEKVDIAVIEAGLGGARDATNILCSSELAASVITTIGEEHLAALGGSLESIAVAKSGIIKYGRPVVLGGPFLSHVDRILRDKASVMCSPVVSASDAGIRTSIKGLIILDGRPCQLSDIMIQIERDFPLFIELSDVKLRMLGRHQLHNASSAACVALCLRDQGCRISDRSIRAGLENTFLLGRSHFLSSKEAEVLGLPGATILLDGAHTKDSAKALVDTVQMAFPDARVALVVAMASDKDHLAFAREFLSGLQLEAVFLTEADIAGGKSRTASASLLIDCWIQASEELSINTLHDGMEKNRELLEENEIILATEKSPEVAMRAANETLRRRAEEIDTRNSTSLSLQPTLTVRSNQMLLNVLANQFLSPLPQVFNIW
- the LOC118057223 gene encoding dihydrofolate synthetase isoform X2 yields the protein MRFLPLLNQTSKRNHPKKPIIHSLTMKRFLFSKYTEEPEPKEFIDYLDSLKNYEKLGVPKDAGTDSDDGLDLGRMRRLMDRLGNPQSKFKAVHVAGTKGKGSTAAYLSNILRAEGYSVGCYTSPHMMSIRERISLGQSGNPVSTKTLNKLFHMIKPKLDEAIQLENGSLTHFEVLTATAFTLMAEEKVDIAVIEAGLGGARDATNILCSSELAASVITTIGEEHLAALGGSLESIAVAKSGIIKYGRPVVLGGPFLSHVDRILRDKASVMCSPVVSASDAGIRTSIKGLIILDGRPCQLSDIMIQIERDFPLFIELSDVKLRMLGRHQLHNASSAACVALCLRDQGCRISDRSIRAGLENTFLLGRSHFLSSKEAEVLGLPGATILLDGAHTKDSAKALVDTVQMAFPDARVALVVAMASDKDHLAFAREFLSGLQLEAVFLTEADIAGGKSRTASASLLIDCWIQASEELSINTLHDGMEKNRELLEENEIILATEKSPEVAMRAANETLRRRAGNRSSVIVVTGSLHIASLLLASLQR